A portion of the Algisphaera agarilytica genome contains these proteins:
- a CDS encoding monovalent cation/H+ antiporter complex subunit F — MSGIDLADYPWAVGVVHVLLSVLGLSMVCAAIRLLRGPSLPDRVVALDLLVVAAVAVVALLAWVYRQPSLIDLAVLLALTAFISTVALAWYVERSKR; from the coding sequence ATGAGTGGGATCGATCTAGCCGACTATCCCTGGGCCGTGGGCGTGGTGCATGTCTTGCTGAGCGTGCTGGGACTGAGCATGGTGTGTGCCGCGATCCGGCTGCTGCGTGGACCGAGCCTGCCGGACCGTGTCGTGGCGTTAGACCTGCTGGTCGTGGCGGCCGTCGCGGTCGTGGCGTTGCTGGCGTGGGTCTATCGCCAGCCGTCCCTGATCGACCTGGCGGTGCTGCTGGCGCTGACGGCGTTTATCAGCACGGTCGCTTTGGCGTGGTACGTCGAAAGGAGCAAGCGGTGA
- a CDS encoding proton-conducting transporter transmembrane domain-containing protein produces the protein MTMLPVLPILIPLLAAAACLLSWRSVLWQRVASTIGAVGLLGSAIALLITADRHDIVTVQIGSWSAPFGITLVADRFSAIMVLLAGTMGLLVCLFSLFEATRRDVHRGFFPLLLILLAGVCGAFLTGDLFNLYVWFEVLLIASFVLLGLVGGRANIEGAVKYVALNLVGSMLFLTATGVLYGVTKTLNMADLHGALREVQAQNPTLVLTLAATFAVAFGLKAALFPLFFWLPASYHVPPAAVCAVFAALLTKVGVYALVRVFTLVFPDAEPVLWVILILAAITMVSGVLGAVTQYEFKRILAWHSISQVGYIVAGVGLLAVPDPEVQALGLAAAVVFLVHHGTIKPALFLVAGLVKWREGTTELRQLGGLAGATPWLAALFLLAALSLAGLPPSSGFWAKLAVLRALVVAQEWWVLAAALAAGLLTLMSMMKIWNEAFWKDRPLAEKVQGLEGDPALPKPHAIPKAFAAPVVALIVLVTAIGLWPQPLLGYADRAAAQLLTPSAYVEAVGVPPREINTTPDDVSSVILDVEEPQP, from the coding sequence ATGACGATGCTCCCGGTCCTGCCCATCCTGATCCCCCTGCTCGCGGCGGCGGCGTGTCTGTTGTCGTGGCGCTCGGTGCTGTGGCAACGCGTGGCCTCGACCATCGGCGCGGTGGGCTTACTGGGCAGCGCGATCGCCCTGCTCATCACGGCCGACCGCCACGACATCGTGACCGTTCAGATCGGCAGCTGGTCTGCACCGTTCGGGATCACACTCGTGGCCGACCGGTTCAGCGCGATCATGGTCCTACTCGCAGGCACGATGGGCCTACTGGTCTGTTTGTTCAGCCTGTTCGAAGCGACACGGCGGGACGTCCACCGCGGGTTCTTCCCGCTGCTGCTCATCCTGCTGGCCGGGGTGTGCGGGGCGTTCCTGACCGGCGACTTGTTCAACCTGTACGTGTGGTTCGAGGTGCTGCTCATCGCCAGCTTCGTCTTGCTGGGTTTGGTCGGCGGGCGGGCCAACATCGAAGGCGCGGTGAAATACGTCGCGCTCAATCTCGTGGGCTCAATGCTGTTCCTCACCGCCACAGGGGTGCTGTACGGCGTCACCAAGACCCTGAACATGGCCGACCTCCACGGCGCACTGCGAGAGGTACAGGCTCAGAACCCGACGCTGGTGCTGACGCTGGCCGCGACCTTTGCGGTGGCGTTTGGGCTCAAGGCCGCGCTGTTCCCGCTGTTCTTCTGGCTGCCGGCGAGCTACCACGTCCCGCCCGCTGCGGTCTGTGCGGTGTTTGCGGCGCTGCTGACGAAGGTCGGGGTGTACGCGTTGGTGCGTGTGTTCACGCTGGTGTTCCCGGACGCCGAGCCGGTGCTCTGGGTGATCCTGATCCTCGCGGCGATCACGATGGTCAGCGGCGTACTGGGCGCGGTCACGCAATACGAATTCAAGCGCATCCTCGCGTGGCACAGCATCAGCCAGGTCGGCTACATCGTGGCAGGCGTCGGGCTGCTGGCCGTGCCGGACCCCGAAGTCCAAGCCTTGGGCTTGGCCGCCGCCGTGGTGTTCCTGGTGCATCACGGCACGATCAAGCCGGCGCTCTTCCTGGTCGCGGGCTTGGTGAAATGGCGAGAAGGCACCACCGAGCTGAGGCAGCTCGGCGGCTTGGCCGGCGCGACGCCGTGGCTGGCGGCGCTGTTCCTACTGGCGGCCCTGAGCCTGGCCGGGCTTCCGCCCTCTTCGGGTTTCTGGGCGAAGCTGGCGGTGCTGCGGGCGTTGGTGGTTGCGCAGGAGTGGTGGGTCCTCGCCGCGGCGTTGGCGGCGGGCCTGCTGACGCTGATGAGCATGATGAAGATCTGGAACGAAGCGTTCTGGAAAGACCGCCCCCTGGCTGAAAAAGTTCAGGGCCTGGAGGGCGACCCGGCACTGCCCAAGCCCCACGCGATCCCCAAAGCATTCGCCGCCCCGGTGGTGGCCCTGATCGTCCTGGTGACCGCGATCGGTCTGTGGCCCCAGCCGCTGTTGGGCTACGCCGACCGCGCCGCGGCTCAGCTCCTGACGCCGTCGGCCTACGTCGAGGCGGTGGGCGTGCCTCCGCGTGAGATCAACACGACGCCCGACGACGTATCGTCGGTCATTCTCGATGTCGAGGAGCCACAGCCATGA
- a CDS encoding Na+/H+ antiporter subunit B, which yields MNAPVLQTTAKLLVLLLAVFSILVLIRGHNEPGGGFIGGLLCALAFATHALSFGIRSTRRLLRVDPHRLLGIGLILALGSGVASMVLGQPFMTGQWLGEVPGIGKVGSVLVFDVGVYLVVLGTATMILVGLMGERD from the coding sequence ATGAACGCCCCCGTGCTCCAAACCACCGCCAAGCTGCTGGTCTTGCTGCTGGCCGTCTTCTCGATCCTCGTGCTGATCCGCGGCCACAACGAGCCCGGCGGCGGGTTCATCGGCGGCCTGCTGTGTGCCCTCGCGTTCGCGACCCACGCCCTGTCGTTCGGCATCCGCAGCACGCGACGGCTGCTCCGCGTGGATCCGCACCGCTTGCTGGGCATCGGCTTAATCCTTGCGCTGGGCAGCGGCGTGGCCTCCATGGTGCTGGGCCAACCCTTCATGACCGGTCAATGGCTCGGCGAGGTGCCGGGCATCGGCAAGGTGGGGTCGGTCCTCGTGTTCGACGTCGGCGTCTACCTCGTCGTGCTGGGCACGGCCACGATGATCCTGGTCGGCTTGATGGGAGAACGCGACTGA
- the mnhG gene encoding monovalent cation/H(+) antiporter subunit G: MVRRKEQAVMAELWLVLALIVAALGCLLILLASVGLLRMPDVYMRMQVASKASTLGAALVLGGGAMGLGDPPSVVRTVVAIVFLAITMPVAAHLLGRAAARTGVRFSSETRSIELPRDES; this comes from the coding sequence GTGGTACGTCGAAAGGAGCAAGCGGTGATGGCGGAGCTTTGGCTGGTTCTGGCGTTGATCGTGGCGGCTTTGGGGTGCCTGCTGATCCTTCTGGCTTCGGTGGGTCTGCTGCGCATGCCGGACGTGTACATGCGGATGCAGGTCGCCAGCAAGGCCTCGACGCTGGGCGCAGCGCTGGTGCTGGGCGGCGGCGCGATGGGTCTGGGCGATCCGCCGTCGGTAGTGCGGACGGTGGTGGCGATCGTGTTCCTGGCGATCACGATGCCGGTGGCGGCCCACCTGCTCGGCCGAGCCGCGGCGCGGACCGGCGTGCGGTTCAGCAGCGAGACCCGCTCGATCGAGCTGCCCCGCGACGAGTCCTGA
- a CDS encoding sodium:proton antiporter — MTFVLAACVAVCFGVSVYLLLGRDLKGVAMGVFLIGHAANMSILAMSGSPVPTEQEITSGVAIAELKEAPLSAYDTPSPALGGMVDPLPQALILTAIVIGFAVMGFLLTLLVITARSAGTLELGELAKDDDAEEPTADATAAPGGAA; from the coding sequence ATGACTTTCGTCCTCGCGGCATGCGTCGCGGTATGTTTTGGTGTGAGCGTTTACCTGCTCCTGGGGCGAGACCTCAAGGGCGTCGCGATGGGTGTGTTCCTCATCGGCCACGCGGCGAACATGAGCATCCTCGCGATGAGCGGATCTCCCGTCCCCACCGAACAGGAAATCACCAGCGGTGTCGCCATCGCCGAACTTAAAGAAGCGCCGCTGTCGGCCTACGACACGCCTTCGCCCGCGCTGGGCGGCATGGTCGACCCCCTGCCCCAGGCGCTGATCCTGACCGCGATCGTCATCGGCTTCGCGGTCATGGGCTTCCTGCTCACGCTGCTGGTCATCACCGCCCGCTCGGCGGGCACGCTGGAGCTGGGTGAGCTCGCCAAGGACGACGACGCGGAAGAGCCAACCGCCGACGCGACCGCAGCCCCGGGAGGTGCGGCGTGA
- a CDS encoding proton-conducting transporter transmembrane domain-containing protein → MSDPTNNLLILTVAVPVVMGLLCVPLVNLPKLCRGISLLSFAATFIISVVLLGQLGSWGDPETGGIMVSQMGDWAAPYGITLVFDSMSGLMLAGASLVALCTTLFAIGSLPARTERRYFHPLVNFLMLGVNLSFLTGDLFNLFVAFEIMLMASYGLLVIGGGKDQLRQAYKYVVMNLLASSVFVIAAGMTYGMFGTLNMADLGRLTTELSARGELPTGFTALGVLFLFVFTLKAGVFPLWFWLPDTYPTLPISIAGLFGGVLTKVGLYAIARTFSLVFLAGEAGAVIIPILAVGAALTMFVGVLGALAYTSMRRVLSMMLIVGVGYSLFGIVIMTEGSLQGAAFYMVQSMVVMAAVFLCCGLIERATGTDDIGRMGALLQQPKLIGLGVMVFIGLLSIVGLPPTSGFHGKLIIIREGLTDMFWVVGVTALLVGGLSLLAALRVWGSSFWGPAPNTADTPEGDDHAQIQSFPRSERVGAWGLIVASLLIGFAAEPLLNTAGRAGQQLAEPQAYVDAVLNNPRYAADAVAKAKPGDEKSEYDTYAKPSKAEEEHH, encoded by the coding sequence GTGAGCGACCCAACCAACAACCTGCTGATCCTGACGGTGGCGGTGCCCGTGGTCATGGGCCTGCTGTGCGTGCCGCTGGTCAACCTGCCCAAGCTCTGCCGCGGCATCAGCCTGCTGAGCTTCGCGGCGACGTTCATCATCTCGGTGGTGCTGCTGGGGCAGCTCGGCTCGTGGGGCGATCCCGAGACCGGCGGGATCATGGTCTCGCAGATGGGCGACTGGGCGGCGCCGTACGGCATCACGCTCGTCTTCGATTCGATGTCGGGGCTGATGCTCGCCGGGGCGTCGCTCGTCGCGCTGTGCACGACGCTGTTCGCCATCGGCTCGCTGCCCGCCCGCACCGAACGCCGCTACTTCCACCCGCTGGTCAACTTCCTCATGCTGGGGGTCAACCTCAGCTTCCTCACCGGCGACCTGTTCAACCTCTTCGTCGCGTTCGAGATCATGCTCATGGCCAGCTACGGCCTGCTGGTCATCGGCGGCGGCAAAGACCAGCTGCGCCAGGCGTACAAATACGTCGTGATGAACCTGCTCGCCTCGAGCGTCTTCGTGATCGCGGCGGGCATGACCTACGGCATGTTCGGCACACTGAATATGGCCGACCTCGGCCGACTGACCACGGAGCTCTCGGCCCGCGGCGAGCTGCCCACCGGGTTCACCGCCCTGGGCGTGTTGTTCCTGTTTGTGTTCACCCTCAAGGCGGGCGTGTTCCCGCTGTGGTTCTGGCTGCCCGATACGTACCCGACCCTGCCGATCTCGATCGCGGGGTTGTTTGGCGGGGTGCTGACCAAGGTCGGGCTGTACGCGATCGCCCGGACGTTCTCGCTGGTTTTCCTGGCGGGCGAAGCCGGTGCGGTGATCATTCCGATCCTCGCGGTGGGTGCCGCCCTGACGATGTTCGTGGGCGTGCTCGGGGCGTTGGCCTACACCAGCATGCGACGCGTGCTGAGCATGATGCTGATCGTCGGCGTGGGCTACTCGCTCTTTGGCATCGTGATCATGACCGAAGGCTCGCTCCAGGGCGCCGCGTTCTACATGGTCCAATCCATGGTGGTCATGGCGGCGGTCTTCCTCTGCTGCGGCCTGATCGAACGGGCCACCGGCACCGACGACATCGGACGCATGGGGGCGCTGTTGCAACAGCCCAAGCTCATCGGGCTGGGTGTGATGGTCTTCATCGGCCTGCTGAGCATCGTCGGCCTACCGCCGACCTCCGGCTTCCACGGCAAACTCATCATCATCCGCGAAGGCCTGACCGACATGTTCTGGGTCGTCGGCGTCACCGCCCTGCTGGTCGGCGGGCTGAGCCTGCTCGCGGCGCTTCGGGTTTGGGGTTCGTCTTTCTGGGGCCCCGCCCCCAACACGGCCGACACGCCCGAGGGCGACGACCACGCACAAATCCAAAGCTTCCCCCGCAGCGAGCGCGTCGGAGCCTGGGGCCTGATCGTGGCTTCGCTGCTGATCGGCTTTGCCGCCGAGCCATTGCTGAACACCGCGGGCCGGGCCGGCCAACAACTCGCCGAGCCGCAGGCGTACGTCGATGCGGTGCTCAACAACCCGCGTTACGCCGCGGACGCCGTGGCCAAAGCCAAGCCCGGCGATGAGAAATCGGAATACGACACCTACGCGAAGCCGAGCAAGGCCGAGGAGGAACACCATTGA
- the mnhG gene encoding monovalent cation/H(+) antiporter subunit G: protein MTDIIAGCFVLIGLFFFLVGAVGIIRMPDTYHRLHAATKSSTLGLIGLLVGVIFHIGTGAVDAKVITVIIFAFVAGPVGSHMLAKAALRVGDRQWEGTLSDEHAEDGLS from the coding sequence ATGACCGACATCATCGCCGGCTGCTTCGTGCTGATCGGCCTGTTCTTCTTCCTGGTCGGCGCGGTGGGCATCATCCGCATGCCCGACACCTACCACCGTCTGCACGCCGCGACCAAGTCGTCCACGCTGGGCCTGATCGGCCTGCTCGTGGGCGTGATCTTCCACATCGGCACCGGGGCGGTCGACGCCAAGGTCATCACCGTGATCATCTTCGCCTTCGTCGCCGGCCCCGTCGGATCGCACATGCTCGCCAAGGCCGCGCTCCGCGTCGGCGACCGGCAATGGGAAGGCACGCTCTCGGACGAACACGCCGAAGACGGCCTGAGCTGA
- a CDS encoding NADH-quinone oxidoreductase subunit K, which produces MFLFLAITVGVLFTCGLYLMMRRSLWKLILGLILLSHGANLAVFVSAGLTRSPAPLVALGDKAPPDGAADPLPQALVLTAIVIGFAVVSFTAVLVRRATHAVSSDDPDRMRSTDT; this is translated from the coding sequence ATGTTTCTGTTCCTCGCGATCACGGTCGGCGTGCTGTTCACTTGCGGGTTGTATCTCATGATGCGGCGCAGCCTATGGAAGCTGATCCTCGGCCTGATTCTGCTCAGCCACGGCGCGAACCTCGCGGTCTTTGTCAGCGCGGGGCTCACACGCTCGCCCGCTCCGCTGGTCGCCCTCGGCGATAAAGCTCCCCCGGACGGCGCCGCCGACCCGCTGCCCCAAGCGCTGGTGCTCACGGCGATCGTGATCGGATTCGCGGTGGTCTCGTTCACCGCGGTCCTGGTCCGCCGGGCGACCCACGCCGTGTCGAGCGACGACCCCGACCGCATGCGGAGCACCGACACATGA
- the mbhE gene encoding hydrogen gas-evolving membrane-bound hydrogenase subunit E, producing the protein MLWTVLGIFALAGISPLMIKRLGDRAGWLLALGPLAVLAYWIFHWPDVTGGQMVQTLPWAESLGVELALVGDGLAGAMSMLISGIGALIVIYASGYLHGDPRLGKFYSYLFIFMGAMLGMVISDNLITLFVFWEMTSVSSYLLIGFNHKKLDNRDAALKALLVTGGGGLALLAGIIMLGFIGTSLGLSFGEALRVSTLIDHAEGIQGHSLFAPMLILVLLGCFTKSAQFPFHFWLPTAMAGPTPVSAYLHSATMVKAGVFLLGRMHPVLGNNTLWIAVVTTVGAMTMLVGAVLAVGQRDMKGILAYTTISVLGTLVMLLGVGTDRAIEAAVAFLFAHGLYKAALFMAAGNVDHATGTRDVTQLSGLRRLMPWTAAAALIAALSKAGAPPMFGYLGKKLLLEAKLNIEMLSLYLTAAAVIANICMVAVALLLVLKPFWGELRETPRKAHELPLSMNLGPMLLAGLGLFVGLIPKAFDETLGEAMASSIRGEPLEMKLKLLFGLSIESLIVVGLSFGALGLGYLLYRFLRPGPTFWAPLRQMGQLGPNRGYQVLMAGLLKFAAGHTRLVQSGFLRRYLMVVVSVFALAAGPLAYVAFGNGRDVSTFGVVKMHELLLVLLVISGAVYGVLSRSRLAAVAAIGGSGIGLAVLFAVYGSVDLAITQLMVETLMVVILVMVLLRLPQLTKTSKLAHRGRDLLIAAAGGTTVTLMVLATATVEMPASVSAYYLNNAAPEAFGRNVVNVILVDFRALDTLGEIVVVAVAGIGVASLIWLSHGRRTAAPPRRKRKPSAAPPQTQTGGDA; encoded by the coding sequence ATGTTGTGGACGGTGTTGGGTATTTTTGCGCTGGCGGGGATTTCTCCCCTGATGATCAAGCGCCTGGGCGACCGGGCGGGTTGGTTGTTGGCGCTGGGCCCTTTGGCCGTGCTGGCCTACTGGATCTTCCACTGGCCGGACGTGACCGGCGGGCAGATGGTCCAGACCCTGCCTTGGGCCGAGTCGCTGGGCGTCGAGCTCGCCCTCGTCGGCGACGGGCTGGCCGGGGCGATGTCCATGCTGATCAGCGGGATCGGGGCGCTCATCGTCATCTACGCCTCGGGCTACCTCCACGGCGACCCACGGCTCGGCAAGTTCTACAGCTACCTCTTCATCTTCATGGGCGCGATGCTCGGGATGGTGATCAGCGACAACCTGATCACGCTGTTTGTGTTCTGGGAGATGACGAGCGTCAGCTCGTACCTGCTCATCGGGTTCAACCACAAGAAGCTCGACAACCGCGACGCGGCCCTCAAGGCCCTGCTGGTCACCGGCGGCGGCGGGCTGGCGTTGCTGGCGGGCATCATCATGCTCGGGTTCATCGGCACGTCGCTGGGCTTGTCGTTCGGTGAGGCGCTGCGGGTCTCGACACTGATCGATCACGCCGAGGGTATCCAGGGGCATTCGCTGTTTGCCCCGATGCTGATCCTGGTGCTGCTGGGGTGTTTCACGAAGAGCGCCCAGTTCCCCTTCCACTTCTGGCTGCCCACCGCGATGGCGGGGCCCACGCCGGTGTCGGCGTATCTGCACTCGGCGACTATGGTCAAGGCCGGGGTGTTCCTGCTAGGGCGGATGCACCCGGTGCTCGGCAACAACACGCTCTGGATCGCCGTGGTCACGACCGTGGGCGCGATGACGATGCTCGTGGGTGCGGTCCTGGCGGTGGGCCAGCGCGACATGAAGGGCATCCTCGCCTACACCACCATCAGCGTGCTGGGCACGCTCGTGATGCTGCTGGGCGTCGGGACCGACCGGGCGATCGAAGCGGCGGTCGCCTTCCTCTTTGCCCACGGCCTGTACAAAGCCGCCCTGTTCATGGCGGCGGGCAACGTCGACCACGCCACCGGCACCCGCGACGTCACGCAGCTCAGCGGCCTCCGCCGCCTCATGCCCTGGACCGCCGCTGCGGCGCTCATCGCGGCGCTGAGCAAGGCGGGTGCTCCGCCGATGTTCGGCTACCTCGGCAAGAAACTGCTGCTGGAAGCCAAGCTCAACATCGAGATGCTCAGCCTCTACCTCACCGCGGCGGCGGTGATCGCCAACATCTGCATGGTCGCGGTCGCGCTGCTGCTGGTGCTCAAGCCGTTCTGGGGCGAGCTGCGGGAGACGCCACGCAAGGCCCACGAGTTGCCGCTTTCGATGAACCTGGGGCCGATGCTCCTGGCGGGGCTGGGGCTGTTCGTCGGCCTGATCCCCAAGGCATTCGACGAAACGCTGGGCGAGGCGATGGCGTCGTCGATCCGCGGCGAGCCGCTGGAGATGAAACTCAAGCTGCTGTTTGGCCTGAGCATCGAATCGTTGATCGTGGTCGGACTGAGCTTCGGGGCGCTGGGGCTCGGGTATCTGTTGTACCGTTTCCTCCGGCCGGGGCCGACGTTCTGGGCGCCGCTGCGACAGATGGGCCAGCTCGGGCCCAACCGCGGGTACCAGGTGTTGATGGCGGGCCTGCTCAAGTTTGCGGCGGGCCATACCCGGCTGGTGCAGTCGGGCTTCCTGCGGCGTTACCTGATGGTGGTGGTCTCCGTGTTCGCCCTGGCGGCGGGCCCGTTGGCGTACGTGGCATTCGGAAACGGACGCGACGTCTCGACGTTTGGCGTGGTCAAGATGCACGAGCTGCTGCTGGTGTTGCTCGTGATTTCCGGGGCGGTCTACGGCGTGCTCTCGCGCTCTCGACTCGCGGCCGTCGCGGCGATCGGCGGGTCGGGCATCGGGCTGGCGGTGTTGTTTGCGGTGTACGGCTCGGTCGACCTGGCGATCACCCAGCTCATGGTCGAAACGCTGATGGTGGTCATCCTGGTGATGGTCCTGCTGCGGCTGCCCCAACTCACCAAGACCTCGAAGCTGGCCCACCGCGGGCGCGACCTGCTCATCGCCGCGGCGGGCGGGACGACCGTGACGCTCATGGTGCTGGCCACCGCCACGGTCGAGATGCCCGCGAGCGTGTCGGCGTATTACCTGAACAACGCCGCGCCCGAAGCGTTTGGGCGCAACGTGGTCAACGTGATCCTGGTGGACTTCCGGGCCCTGGACACGCTGGGCGAAATCGTCGTCGTCGCGGTGGCGGGTATCGGCGTGGCGTCGCTGATCTGGCTCAGCCACGGCCGACGCACCGCGGCGCCGCCCCGCCGCAAGCGCAAGCCATCCGCAGCGCCGCCCCAAACGCAAACGGGAGGTGACGCATGA
- a CDS encoding Na+/H+ antiporter subunit E — MINKFLLNLFLMVVYIALSGDVSFLSALAGFIIGLLIVTVIGQDTGKGGYIRRVWGAFRFGIYFIYILLKANVGVAKEVLTPGFSMTPRIIRYPVDGLSEVEVTTLANAITLTPGTLSADITEDGKTLYIHAMYAESREEAIAELDELKVWLLREVFDHEL, encoded by the coding sequence TTGATTAACAAGTTCCTGCTCAACCTGTTCCTGATGGTCGTGTACATCGCGCTCTCGGGCGACGTCTCGTTCCTCAGCGCCCTGGCGGGCTTCATCATCGGTCTGTTGATCGTCACGGTGATCGGCCAAGACACGGGCAAGGGCGGCTACATCCGCCGGGTCTGGGGCGCATTCCGCTTCGGCATCTACTTCATCTACATCCTGCTTAAAGCCAACGTCGGGGTGGCCAAGGAAGTGCTGACCCCGGGCTTCAGCATGACGCCCCGCATCATCCGCTACCCGGTCGACGGGCTGTCGGAAGTCGAGGTCACCACGCTGGCCAACGCCATCACCCTGACCCCCGGCACGCTGTCGGCCGACATCACCGAAGACGGCAAGACGCTGTACATCCACGCCATGTACGCCGAGAGCCGCGAGGAAGCGATCGCGGAGCTGGACGAGCTGAAGGTCTGGTTGCTGCGGGAGGTGTTTGATCATGAGCTTTGA
- a CDS encoding monovalent cation/H+ antiporter complex subunit F, whose amino-acid sequence MSFELLTDLFNSYWPAVLAAGQDAAQAAEDDLPERGEMIPFLEFAVITGVYVLCAGMALCLCRLVKGPELADRVLAADLLSLHVVGLVVLLTIYVGNLVFFDAALVVAIIGFVSTLGFAQYIFATAPRTIDPDAPRVPQASDNPPVGDPS is encoded by the coding sequence ATGAGCTTTGAACTGCTGACCGACCTCTTCAACTCGTATTGGCCCGCGGTGCTCGCGGCCGGCCAGGACGCGGCCCAGGCGGCCGAGGACGACCTGCCCGAGCGGGGTGAGATGATCCCGTTCCTCGAGTTCGCCGTGATCACCGGGGTGTACGTGCTGTGCGCGGGCATGGCCCTGTGCCTGTGCCGATTGGTCAAAGGCCCCGAGCTGGCCGACCGCGTCCTGGCGGCGGACCTGCTCTCGCTGCACGTGGTGGGGCTGGTTGTGCTGCTGACGATCTACGTCGGCAACCTGGTGTTCTTCGACGCGGCCCTGGTCGTGGCGATCATCGGGTTTGTCAGCACGCTGGGCTTTGCCCAATACATCTTCGCCACCGCCCCGCGGACCATCGACCCCGATGCGCCGCGTGTGCCCCAGGCTTCGGACAACCCGCCGGTTGGAGACCCCTCGTGA
- a CDS encoding MnhB domain-containing protein, whose translation MSSVLLRTAVKLIFPLVIMFAAYTALKGHNAPGGGFIGGLMAAVAFLLYRMANGRKALVKLMPFHPRLLVSAGLGIALATAIAPLFFGRPMLTSLVIDELPIGFGQSIHFASAVFFDAGVLMVVVGVSVGMIQRLNEEIDVRELRAEAEREAKQEAAT comes from the coding sequence ATGAGCTCGGTCCTGCTGCGTACCGCAGTCAAACTCATCTTCCCCCTCGTGATCATGTTCGCGGCCTACACCGCGCTCAAGGGCCACAACGCGCCCGGCGGCGGGTTCATCGGCGGCCTCATGGCGGCGGTCGCGTTCCTGCTTTACCGCATGGCCAACGGTCGAAAGGCCCTGGTCAAACTCATGCCGTTCCACCCCCGCCTGCTGGTGTCCGCCGGCCTGGGGATCGCGCTGGCCACGGCGATCGCGCCGCTCTTCTTCGGCCGGCCCATGCTGACTTCACTCGTGATCGACGAGCTGCCGATCGGGTTCGGCCAATCTATCCACTTTGCCTCGGCGGTGTTTTTCGACGCCGGGGTGCTGATGGTGGTGGTCGGCGTGTCGGTGGGCATGATCCAGCGGCTCAATGAAGAAATCGATGTGCGTGAGCTTCGTGCCGAGGCGGAGCGCGAAGCGAAACAGGAGGCTGCGACATGA
- a CDS encoding Na+/H+ antiporter subunit E, producing MILFLTNLLLALAWMAMAGSAGWASFLMGFAVSYAVIAWLGSLIGQTGYTRKLPQAIGFVFFILWQLILSNLRVAYDVITPAANRSPAVIGVPLDVTTDAQITLLANLITLTPGTLSLDLSEDRKTLYIHAMFAEDREAFCREIKDGFERRVLELLR from the coding sequence ATGATCCTCTTCCTCACCAACCTGCTGCTCGCCCTGGCGTGGATGGCGATGGCCGGCTCTGCCGGTTGGGCGTCGTTCCTGATGGGCTTTGCGGTGTCTTACGCCGTGATCGCCTGGCTGGGCTCACTGATCGGACAGACCGGCTACACCCGCAAACTCCCGCAGGCGATCGGCTTCGTGTTTTTCATCCTCTGGCAGCTGATCCTCTCGAACCTGCGCGTGGCTTACGACGTGATCACCCCCGCAGCCAATCGTAGCCCCGCCGTGATCGGTGTGCCGTTGGATGTCACCACCGACGCCCAGATCACGCTGCTGGCCAACCTCATCACGCTGACCCCGGGCACGCTGAGCCTGGATTTATCCGAGGACCGCAAGACGCTCTACATCCACGCGATGTTCGCCGAGGATCGCGAGGCGTTTTGCCGGGAGATCAAAGACGGTTTTGAACGGCGGGTGTTGGAGCTCTTGCGATGA